The nucleotide window ACGCTATTTTTGAGGGCGCTGATCCCGGCTATTGGTGCCAGCATGGTTATATCGTCATCCACGCAGATCCACGGGGGCTATGGGGTTCTGAGGGGGATTATACCCATATGAGCGAGCAAGAAGCTCAGGATTGCTATGATTTAATAGAGTGGGCTGCCGCTCAGCCATGGAGTAATGGAAATGTCGGTATGACAGGAGTTTCTTATCTCGCCGCCATTCAATGGAAGGTAGCTGCGCTAAATCCGCCGCATTTAAAGGCAATAAATCCATGGGAAGGACTTACTGATTTTTACCGTGAATTCGCCTATCATGGAGGGATTCCATCCGACTTCCCCTTAAGGATATCAAAGCGTTTTTTCTCAAACTCCCGTGTGGAAGATATCGAGGAAATGATGTTTAATAGACATCCATTTTTTGATGAGTACTGGAAAAGCCTAAACCCTGATCTTTCAAAGGTAACTGTGCCAACATTCGTTGTGGCTAGCTGGTCTGATCACGGGCTCCATACGCGTGGAACACTTGAAGGATTCAAGAAAATATCCTCAAAAGAGAAGTGGCTTAGAGTTCATGGAGGAAAAAAATGGCAGGATTATCATCAGAATGTTGAATTGCTGAGATTATTCTTTGATAGGTACTTAAAGGGTATAGATAATGATTGGAAATATTTCCCAAGGGTTCTGATAGAGGTTAGGGATAGAGGTTTCCTCGGTTACTGGAGGGCTGAGGATGAGTGGCCAATAGCCCGCACTAAATATGAGAAACTTTACTTAAACGCGGAAGATGGTACGATGAGCAAGCATCCAGTCCTCAAAGAATCATCTGTCCATTATGATGCTCAGAAGGGGGAAGTAATCTTCGAATATATTTTTGACGAGAAGACTGAACTTACTGGGCATATGAAGCTGAAGCTGTGGGTGGAAGCGATCAACAACGATGACATGGATTTATTCGTAATAATCGAGAAGATTGATCGGTCTGGGCAGAGGGTTGGTTTTCCAATACAGAACACAATAAATGATGGACCAGCTGCTCTCGGCTGGCTTCGCGTCTCCCATAGAGAGCTAGACGAGGAAAACTCAACAGAGTATCAGCCAGTTCTTAAGCATCAAAGACATCTTAAATTAAAACCTGGTGAGATAGTTCCAGTAGAGATTGAAATTTGGCCTACAAGCATTCTATTTCATCAAGGTGAAAGGTTACAGCTGATTATTCAAGGCCGCGATTACGATCTTCTCGTCTCAAGGGGTTCAATGTATCTTCATTCAAGAACCATAAATAGGGGTGAACATGTGATTTACGCAGGAGGCAAATATGATTCCCATTTGCTTGTTCCTATAATCCCAAAAAGAGAATGTTGAGTGAGAGTATTATTAGAATCGTTAAGTATGATAAGCGTTTTTGCATATGTATGGATGTCGAAAAAACTAAAATATTCTTAGATTACCAAGAATAGTGCTGGCGAAAAGGGGTATTAAATATGTTGCTGGAGGTCGAAGGACTCACAAAGTCTTTTGGAGGGTTGGTTGCAGTTAAAAACTTAAGTTTTAGTGTCAACGAGGGAGAAATAGTAGGCTTAATCGGACCTAATGGCGCTGGAAAAACCACAGTTTTTAATCTTATAACAGGTTTTCTCAAGCCTGACTATGGGATAATAAAGTTTAATGGTAAAAACATAACTGGAGCTAAGCCTCATAAGATTGCCAGAGAAGGGATAGCTAGAACTTTTCAAGTAGTTAATCCATTTAATGAAATGACCTGTTTAGATAATGTGTCCGTGGCATTGTGTGGTAGGGGCGAGAGGGGCCAAATTCTGAAGAAAAAGGCGAGAGAGATCTTAGAGCAGGTGGGTCTCTTACACCGTGAGAATGAAATTGCAAGGAATCTATCCCATGGTGAACTAAAAAGACTTGAACTAGCAAGAGCTCTTGCCCTAAATCCAAAGCTTCTCTTATTAGATGAGATTTTTGCAGGTCTAAGTTTTGAGGAAACAAATGAAATTATAGATTTACTTAAAGCGTTAAAGAGGGAGGGTAAAGCCATTATTATTATAGAACATGTCATGAGAGTCATTATGAGCATCTCTGATTACGTGATAGTGATGTCTGGTGGTGAGAAAATAGCGTCTGGAAAACCCCTTGAAGTAGCCAGAGACATGAGAGTTATACAGGCCTACATGGGGGGTAACTTTGTTGCTTAGCGTAGAGAATATTTTTGTCCATTATGAGAGGGCCCTAGTTCTCAATGATGTGACACTAAGTTTAAACGAAGGAGAGATCGTAGCTGTTTTAGGATCCAACGGTGCTGGCAAAACCACACTTCTACGATCCATAATGGGATTAAAGAGAATTAGTCAGGGGTCCATAAGGTTCATGGGGAAAGAGATCCAGAGATTACCACCCCATGAAATAGTGAAGATGGGAATAACTTTATGTCCCGAAAGGAGGAGATTGTTCCCAGAAATGAGCGTTTTAGAGAACCTTGAGCTAGGCGCATATTTATGCAGGGATATAAATTCTGTTAAGAAAACCATAGAATTCGTTTTTAATTTATTCCCTATCCTAAAAGAGAGGAAAAATCAGCTTGCTGGCACATTGAGTGGTGGCGAGCAGCAAATGCTTGCCATAGGAAGGGCTTTGATGAGCAACCCAAAAGTTTTAATGTTGGATGAGCCCTCTTTAGGTCTATCGCCGATTGTAAAAAGTAACATTTTCAAGAGCATAAAGGAGATTAATAGTGAGGGTGTATCCATTCTGCTTGTTGAGCAAGATGCGGTCTCAGCCTTAAAAATATCTGACAGAGCCTATGTTCTTGAGAATGGAAAAATAGTTTTAGAGGGAGAAAGTAAAGATCTCATAAATAACAAGACGGTTAGGCGAGCTTATTTAGGCGTTGATTAAACAATACTCTAATAAAAGTAGATTGTGAAAAATGAAAAAGAGATGCAGCTAACCCCACCATGGAGCCTTTCTGAACTCTGCTTCAGCTAGATGGGAGGGGTAAATCACATAAGGTTTTCCACCAATCCATTGTCCTATAATCCAATCTATGTATCCCGGGCCATAAATAGGACCATGAGTCCTTGAGTCTATTTTAATTCTTCCGGCAGCCCCAATAATTTCAACTTCTTCACAGGCTTTTATTAGAACTTCCGGATCTAAAGTGCCTGCTTTTTCTATTACAGCTTTTACGAAATACATGCCATCGTAAGCTAAGGCTGATCCACCAATCTTATAGCCATACTTCTCATAGAACTTGTTATAATATCGAATTGTTTTTTCGGTGATCGATACGTTCCACATTGGCGCAACAAAACACACGTAATCCGATTGCTCTCCTATAAGATCAACTAGATCCCACTCTGCAAAGAGGGCTGTTAA belongs to Candidatus Bathyarchaeia archaeon and includes:
- a CDS encoding CocE/NonD family hydrolase; translation: MKKIEIVFKEGRPLSEGYYPGLNPRVEVDEKLGIICEYDVAVPLRDGAKIRVNIYRPKKDGKYPIIICWTLYGKHNPPHVKYSSFPGCGVSDADLSKYAIFEGADPGYWCQHGYIVIHADPRGLWGSEGDYTHMSEQEAQDCYDLIEWAAAQPWSNGNVGMTGVSYLAAIQWKVAALNPPHLKAINPWEGLTDFYREFAYHGGIPSDFPLRISKRFFSNSRVEDIEEMMFNRHPFFDEYWKSLNPDLSKVTVPTFVVASWSDHGLHTRGTLEGFKKISSKEKWLRVHGGKKWQDYHQNVELLRLFFDRYLKGIDNDWKYFPRVLIEVRDRGFLGYWRAEDEWPIARTKYEKLYLNAEDGTMSKHPVLKESSVHYDAQKGEVIFEYIFDEKTELTGHMKLKLWVEAINNDDMDLFVIIEKIDRSGQRVGFPIQNTINDGPAALGWLRVSHRELDEENSTEYQPVLKHQRHLKLKPGEIVPVEIEIWPTSILFHQGERLQLIIQGRDYDLLVSRGSMYLHSRTINRGEHVIYAGGKYDSHLLVPIIPKREC
- a CDS encoding ABC transporter ATP-binding protein; amino-acid sequence: MLLEVEGLTKSFGGLVAVKNLSFSVNEGEIVGLIGPNGAGKTTVFNLITGFLKPDYGIIKFNGKNITGAKPHKIAREGIARTFQVVNPFNEMTCLDNVSVALCGRGERGQILKKKAREILEQVGLLHRENEIARNLSHGELKRLELARALALNPKLLLLDEIFAGLSFEETNEIIDLLKALKREGKAIIIIEHVMRVIMSISDYVIVMSGGEKIASGKPLEVARDMRVIQAYMGGNFVA
- a CDS encoding ABC transporter ATP-binding protein, with protein sequence MLSVENIFVHYERALVLNDVTLSLNEGEIVAVLGSNGAGKTTLLRSIMGLKRISQGSIRFMGKEIQRLPPHEIVKMGITLCPERRRLFPEMSVLENLELGAYLCRDINSVKKTIEFVFNLFPILKERKNQLAGTLSGGEQQMLAIGRALMSNPKVLMLDEPSLGLSPIVKSNIFKSIKEINSEGVSILLVEQDAVSALKISDRAYVLENGKIVLEGESKDLINNKTVRRAYLGVD